In Alkalimarinus alittae, the DNA window CTTGCCAGTGAAGGTTGCAGGCCTAGGCTCCCTTGGGCAATGGCATTACCAGAATTCAAAAAAGACCCTCGGTTGATTTTTCCTATCTTGAACCGACTAAAGCAGGATGGCTCACTCTATGTCAGGCGTTCTGTGGCTAATAATCTAAATGATATTGCTAAAGATAACCCTCAGTCAGTGCTTGACTGGTGTAGCGCGAATATAGGACAACACCCCGATACCGATTGGATTATTAAGCATGGATGCAGAACGTTATTAAAACAAGCTAATAAAGAAGCGTTAGCGCTATTTGGTTATGCTGAAAGTTCATCAATAATGGTTTCTAGTTTAGACATCAAGAACCCAGTGTTAAATATAGGTGATGACTTACTGTTTAGCTTTGGGGTCACGACCAGTCAAGGTGCGTTACGCAGACTACGAATCGAATATATTATCGAGTATGTTAAAGCCAATGGTCGTCGTTCTCCTAAGGTATTCAAATCATCAGAGTCAGACTACACGCAGCGTGAAATTTCATTTCAACGTAAACATTCTTTTAAGCAGATGAGTACTCGCAAGCATTATCCTGGTGAGCATACGCTATCAATTAGAGTGAATGGCGATATTAAATTGACAGCAATTTTTAAACTTAATTAAAGGGTTACGTAGAACTGCAATAAAAATATAGTCTATACTTGCAAAAATATTCAATAGTATTATTAAAAATAAAAAAAAAGGATCAATGCTATGCTAGCGCCCTCGATTGTTATGTCCAAAAAACGTTTACTGCTATCAATTTCATCTTTTTGGATAGCCCAGAATGCAATGGCTGTTGGCTTTATGATTAACCCAACGTCTCATGCAACCGGCATCGCTAATGCAGGGTCTACGGTTTACGATCACAGTACCGCCGCTATTAGTAACAACCCTGCAGCCATGTCGTTAATGCATAAAAAACAAATTGGCGGTAACTTTAGCTTGTTGGTGCCTGACTGGACTGTCAATGAAGAATGGGATTGTGCAGCCGAAGGTAATTGCGCCCGAAGTAATGTTGCGCCGATAGCCGCTATATCCACTATAGGGCTGATAAGACCGATGGATAATGAGTTTACGTGGGGGGTGGGGCTAGGTGCGATAGCTGGAGCTGGGCTCGATTATGGCTTACGATTTAAAACCAGGCCTATTATCACCGAGAATAAACTTCAGGTTGTTGAACTCATGAATTCTATTTCATGGCGAATGGATGAAAAGTGGACCTTTGGGGTAGGCGTTGGGGTTTTACACGGTTCATTTGTACAAAAGCAAGATATGCCGTCTATCAATGATACGGCACTCGATGACCTTACTAATGCGGTTGCATTTGCTGGCTTAGTGGCTGATAGAGCATGTGGAGATCTTGTAAGGCCTGCGGCTAAAGTTGCTTGTATACAAACAGCTGCTGACGATGCAGGGGTCGACCCAGTTTCAACCGCTGCAAATATCGATAGTTTAAAGAGCTACGTTAACGGTGCATCAGGTACAACCGTTGATCTAGAAGGTGATGATATTGGAGCAGAGCTTACATTAGGTACTACGTTTGAGTTTCTTCCTGGTCAACGATTGGGGATGGCGTATCACTATTTAACAGATTTTACGTTCGAAGGAACCGCCACTATCACAGGTCAGTTGTTATCGAGTGAGACTTACCAAAAACAACATACTAGCTTAACATGGGATATGCCCGAGCGACTGGTGATGAGTGGCTCTCACCGAATTAATAATGACTTGAATCTTTATTGGGATATAGAGCGTGTTTTTTTCGGTTCTTTCAAAAGCACGGACTTACGTATCGATGGTTATCATACATTTAAAATTGATCGAAATTTCAAAGATGCAAACCGTTATGCGTTAGGTGCTGAATATGGACTTGATGAAAAAACGACGTTGCAACTAGGGTTTAGTTATGATGAATCACCTGTGGATGATGGCGATAGAATGGCTGACATCCCCGTAGATGATATCTTTAAAACAGCATTTGGGGCTATCTACCAAGTCAATGAGCAATTCAATATTCATGGCTATGCCTCATTGGAGTTTTTAGGAGACGCACAAATAGCGCAATTGGCCAGTATCAATGGTACAAAAATTGGTAAGTCCGTTAAAATGAACTCTGATACAACGCTCTATGTATTTGGTGTGAGCTTTGGTTATGCGTTTTAGTGGGTTATCGAATTCAATAAATAGTGAGATTGAGCAAGGAGATGCATTCAGTGAGATATAAACTCGTTTTTTTAGCAGGTCTATTGGCGTTGACCGTTTTGAGTGCATGCAGCTCAATTTCACACTCTGAATCGATTATTGTTGCGTTGTCTGATAAGCAAGCAGGTGGTATAAAAGCGATCCGTCATTTACAGCGAGGTGATGACCAACAGTGCGAGATTGACATCACTCAAAAACTGCCAGACCAACGAGATCTAAATACTGAAATATGGACAGTGTTAGTCTGTAAGAGACTTTACCAATACACCGTAACGTTTGAACCGCAAGCAGAAGATCGCTATAAAGTGACTGCTACTCGATTTTTAGACACATAATAAGCCCTGGAGGGTTATGTGACAGAGGAAGTCGTCACTTTTCATCG includes these proteins:
- a CDS encoding DNA alkylation repair protein, which codes for MPEPLKNSYNQTYLERLATSIKLSWPNFDQSKFVSMVMDEQWESKELKARMKHISMTLHKCLPLSFDQVVEILLEAGKSFGGYEGLFFPDYIEQFGADDWALSVTALETLTQYSSSEFAVRPMIIRDPTKMMKVMMSWASHQNEHVRRLASEGCRPRLPWAMALPEFKKDPRLIFPILNRLKQDGSLYVRRSVANNLNDIAKDNPQSVLDWCSANIGQHPDTDWIIKHGCRTLLKQANKEALALFGYAESSSIMVSSLDIKNPVLNIGDDLLFSFGVTTSQGALRRLRIEYIIEYVKANGRRSPKVFKSSESDYTQREISFQRKHSFKQMSTRKHYPGEHTLSIRVNGDIKLTAIFKLN
- a CDS encoding OmpP1/FadL family transporter is translated as MLAPSIVMSKKRLLLSISSFWIAQNAMAVGFMINPTSHATGIANAGSTVYDHSTAAISNNPAAMSLMHKKQIGGNFSLLVPDWTVNEEWDCAAEGNCARSNVAPIAAISTIGLIRPMDNEFTWGVGLGAIAGAGLDYGLRFKTRPIITENKLQVVELMNSISWRMDEKWTFGVGVGVLHGSFVQKQDMPSINDTALDDLTNAVAFAGLVADRACGDLVRPAAKVACIQTAADDAGVDPVSTAANIDSLKSYVNGASGTTVDLEGDDIGAELTLGTTFEFLPGQRLGMAYHYLTDFTFEGTATITGQLLSSETYQKQHTSLTWDMPERLVMSGSHRINNDLNLYWDIERVFFGSFKSTDLRIDGYHTFKIDRNFKDANRYALGAEYGLDEKTTLQLGFSYDESPVDDGDRMADIPVDDIFKTAFGAIYQVNEQFNIHGYASLEFLGDAQIAQLASINGTKIGKSVKMNSDTTLYVFGVSFGYAF